The following DNA comes from Saccharomyces cerevisiae S288C chromosome XIII, complete sequence.
gtAACGTCTGCGTATTCGATGGGCTTACATGCCGGGGCTCGTGCTTATTCATATTTCTTCACTTGGCTGTACGCAAGAAATCCAATGGCTTTCTTTCTGCcactttccttttctttgcttctttgaaaagCACATGCCGTTTCACCACAGGATCGTATCTGACCTGAGTAACCAAAGGTGCACCTTTCTTAATCGAGATGTAACGAGAGTATCCACTTGCCGCTGTAGACAATAGCTTTATAACACTATTCTTAGATTTCACTTTTACCATATCGGCACATAAATATGGAAACAGTTACGATGTTGTATTCTTACTATCTTCCGCTGTAGGGGAGCAGTCAATACGTTTGTATGCAGTGAATTAtagttttttcttattctGATAGAAAATACTGGTCGTTTGCCACGAcatgatgaaaaaaaaaaaagccgAACTTGAAAATCACAAGTGGGATAAATTGTGGGGTAGTAAAGGCATCGGACAGTCTGTTTGTAAGGCCTGCTAGCAATGAACGTGCTATCTTTTTATCTGCATATATAGGAAAATAGGTATATATCGTGCGCTTTATTTGAATCTTATTGATCTAGTGAATTTATTGAGTTGCTTCTTGGGAAGTTTGGGAGGGGGTTTCGGCGTTTTCTGGCTTCCTAGCGACGAAAAGCATCATTGGAGTGAATAACTTGGACTTACCACCGGCAACTAAACCAACCGCAGCATTTTCTAGAGCAGCAGTAACTTCCTTGGAACCTTCTGGGGCTAGACCTAATTTTTCCATTACAGTAACCATTGCTGTAGTAAATTGTCTACCCAAGTAAGAAGTTCTGAAAAATGTGGCCAAATTAGCTAAGTTTTGAACGTACTTCCACTCACCAGTTAATGGGTAATACCAAGGgatttcatcatcattgtcCGCCAGGTCTTCGCTAACGAGGACTTCGAAACCACAGTTCTTCAATGCTTTCCTAGCCACGTCGACATGGAACATCTTTGGGATACCATCACCTAGTTCAATTTCATAAGCGATCTTTCTATGTTCAGGATTGTTTTCGTCATATTTATCAGTCATTACCCATTCGTAAACAGCAAAGGTACCACCCGGTTTCAAAACCTTGTAGATTTCGCTGTATACACCTTCTAATTTTGGAGCGTGACATGTGGCCTCAATTGCATAAACTTTGTCGAAAGTGTTTTCTTCGAAATCCATTTTCATGAAATCACCCTTTACAAAGTCCATTTGGTCACTCaaattgtatttt
Coding sequences within:
- the MRPL39 gene encoding mitochondrial 54S ribosomal protein bL33m MRPL39 (Mitochondrial ribosomal protein of the large subunit) is translated as MVKVKSKNSVIKLLSTAASGYSRYISIKKGAPLVTQVRYDPVVKRHVLFKEAKKRKVAERKPLDFLRTAK
- the ERG6 gene encoding sterol 24-C-methyltransferase (Delta(24)-sterol C-methyltransferase; converts zymosterol to fecosterol in the ergosterol biosynthetic pathway by methylating position C-24; localized to lipid particles, the plasma membrane-associated endoplasmic reticulum, and the mitochondrial outer membrane) — encoded protein: MSETELRKRQAQFTRELHGDDIGKKTGLSALMSKNNSAQKEAVQKYLRNWDGRTDKDAEERRLEDYNEATHSYYNVVTDFYEYGWGSSFHFSRFYKGESFAASIARHEHYLAYKAGIQRGDLVLDVGCGVGGPAREIARFTGCNVIGLNNNDYQIAKAKYYAKKYNLSDQMDFVKGDFMKMDFEENTFDKVYAIEATCHAPKLEGVYSEIYKVLKPGGTFAVYEWVMTDKYDENNPEHRKIAYEIELGDGIPKMFHVDVARKALKNCGFEVLVSEDLADNDDEIPWYYPLTGEWKYVQNLANLATFFRTSYLGRQFTTAMVTVMEKLGLAPEGSKEVTAALENAAVGLVAGGKSKLFTPMMLFVARKPENAETPSQTSQEATQ